One genomic segment of Impatiens glandulifera chromosome 6, dImpGla2.1, whole genome shotgun sequence includes these proteins:
- the LOC124943994 gene encoding uncharacterized protein LOC124943994, translated as MAATNTTTSTTQQPIEPSADDLSAKAVHKRFEGLIMVRTRAIKGKGAWYWAHLEPILINNSDTGLAKAVKLRCSLCSAVFSASNPSRTATEHLKRGTCPNFNSPSNPNPISSVSPPSSSQNHRKRPAASGGGGRASYHHVTPLSIVDPSRFSVELAYPPTPAVQNHQHLILSGGKEDFSALAMLEDSVKKLKSPKASPSPVLTKTQIDTSLDFLTDWVYECCGSVSLTSLDHPKFKSFLNQVGLPSLSRRDFIGARLDSKYEETKAESEAKIRDAMFFQISSNGWKSKHQGEENFINLSVNLPNGTSVFRRAVFTTGSIPSKYAEEVLWDTIRGVCGNSVQQCVGIVSDRFKSKALKNLENQHHWLVNLSCQFQAFISLIKDFIKDFPLLNNLIDNCLKLAKFVNNKTQIRHAFHKYQLQEYNQARLLRIPSKHSQRTNFGPIETLIEDILSSARALQLVLIDESFKIVSIDDSSSKEIEDMMRDPRFWNELEAVHSLFNLIKGMAREIERDKPLVGQCLPLWDELRRKVKDWCLKFNIVETTLIEKIIERRFKKNYHPAWAAAFILDPLYLIRDSSGKYMPPFKCLTSEQEKDVDKIITRLVSREEAHIVLMELMKWRSEGLDPVYAQAVQMKVRDSNTGKMKIANPQSSRLVWETHLTQFKSLGKVAVRIIFLHSTSCGFKCNLSLLRWIHLTSAMDRAQKMIFIAAHSKLDNTKDDEENEIELFSLTNGEDHHDVFF; from the coding sequence ATGGCGGCCACAAACACAACAACATCAACTACACAACAACCGATCGAACCATCAGCCGATGATTTATCAGCAAAAGCAGTCCACAAAAGATTCGAAGGTTTAATCATGGTTCGAACAAGAGCCATTAAAGGCAAAGGTGCTTGGTATTGGGCTCATCTAGAACCAATTCTCATCAATAATTCCGACACCGGTCTCGCCAAAGCCGTCAAATTAAGATGTTCACTTTGCTCCGCCGTCTTCTCCGCCTCCAATCCATCAAGAACCGCCACTGAACATCTCAAAAGAGGAACATGTCCCAATTTCAATTCCCCATCAAACCCAAATCCCATTTCTTCTGTTTCACCTCCTTCCTCCTCTCAAAACCACCGCAAACGTCCCGCCGCCTCCGGCGGCGGCGGCCGTGCCTCTTATCATCATGTTACTCCTCTATCGATTGTTGACCCATCAAGATTCTCAGTCGAACTAGCATACCCACCAACACCGGCGGTTCAAAATCATCAGCATTTGATCTTATCAGGTGGGAAAGAGGATTTTAGTGCTTTAGCAATGTTGGAAGATAGTGTAAAGAAACTTAAATCACCAAAAGCTTCACCTTCACCGGTTTTAACCAAAACCCAGATTGATACATCTCTTGATTTTCTCACCGATTGGGTTTATGAATGTTGTGGGTCTGTTTCTTTAACCAGTCTAGACCATCCAAAGTTCAAGTCTTTTCTAAACCAAGTCGGTTTACCATCATTATCAAGACGTGACTTCATCGGAGCAAGGTTAGATTCAAAGTATGAAGAAACAAAAGCTGAATCAGAAGCTAAGATTCGGGACGCCATGTTTTTCCAAATTTCATCAAATGGGTGGAAATCAAAACATCAAGGAGAAGAGAATTTCATCAATTTATCTGTAAATCTACCGAATGGAACTAGTGTGTTTCGTCGAGCTGTTTTCACAACTGGTTCGATTCCTTCGAAATATGCAGAGGAAGTATTATGGGATACGATTAGAGGTGTCTGTGGGAATTCTGTTCAACAATGTGTGGGGATTGTCTCCGACAGGTTTAAATCAAAAGCATTGAAGAATTTAGAGAATCAACATCACTGGTTGGTTAATCTTTCATGTCAGTTTCAAGCATTTATCAGTTTGATTAAAGATTTCATTAAAGATTTCCCATTACTAAACAATTTGATCGATAATTGTTTAAAACTAGCCAAGTTTGTAAACAACAAGACTCAGATTAGACATGCATTTCATAAGTATCAGTTACAGGAATACAATCAAGCAAGGTTATTGAGAATTCCGTCCAAACATAGCCAAAGAACGAATTTTGGTCCAATCGAGACCTTAATCGAAGATATCTTGAGCTCTGCACGAGCTCTGCAGCTTGTTTTGATCGACGAATCGTTTAAGATTGTATCTATTGATGATTCGTCGAGTAAGGAGATTGAAGATATGATGAGGGATCCTCGTTTTTGGAATGAATTAGAAGCTGTTCATTCGTTGTTCAACTTGATAAAGGGAATGGCTCGTGAAATCGAAAGAGATAAGCCTTTGGTTGGACAATGTCTTCCTCTTTGGGATGAATTGAGAAGGAAAGTTAAGGATTGGTGTTTGAAATTCAACATTGTTGAAACAACATTGATCGAGAAGATAATTGAACGACGATTCAAGAAGAATTATCATCCGGCTTGGGCTGCAGCGTTCATACTCGATCCACTTTACTTAATTCGCGATTCTAGTGGGAAATACATGCCTCCTTTCAAATGCTTGACATCAGAGCAAGAGAAAGACGTCGATAAGATCATAACTAGGCTTGTTTCCAGAGAGGAAGCTCATATAGTTTTAATGGAGCTTATGAAATGGAGAAGTGAAGGACTTGATCCTGTTTATGCTCAAGCTGTGCAGATGAAAGTGAGGGATTCAAATACGGGGAAGATGAAGATTGCGAATCCGCAGAGTAGTAGACTTGTTTGGGAAACTCATTTAACTCAGTTTAAATCGTTAGGGAAAGTCGCGGTTAGGATTATATTTCTTCATTCGACTTCTTGCGGATTTAAGTGTAATTTGTCATTGTTGAGATGGATTCATTTGACCTCGGCTATGGATAGGGCGCAAAAGATGATATTTATCGCTGCTCATTCGAAACTCGACAACACGAAAGATGATGAGGAGAATGAAATCGAACTCTTTTCATTGACCAATGGTGAGGATCAtcatgatgtttttttttga
- the LOC124941574 gene encoding uncharacterized protein At4g22758-like, producing MNDKVVMNVTVEGSPGPVRVMLKLGWTVEETIKLVVNKYGEEGRSPVFHKNDVASMFELYHSCFSLQCLDRSDIIGDVGGRNFYLRKSKTEPRSLLVDNPRFPRLLALSDFMSKKISEVIRKMGKLWMILGCIPCDM from the exons ATGAATGATAAGGTGGTAATGAATGTAACGGTTGAAGGAAGTCCTGGACCGGTTCGGGTTATGTTAAAGTTGGGTTGGACCGTTGAAGAGACAATTAAACTTGTGGTTAATAAGTATGGAGAAGAAGGGAGAAGTCCTGTTTTTCACAAAAACGACGTCGCTTCAATGTTCGAATTGTATCATTCATGTTTTAGTCTTCAat GTTTGGATAGATCGGACATAATTGGAGATGTTGGTGGTAGAAACTTTTATCTTCGTAAGAGTAAGACGGAACCGCGATCTCTTTTGGTCGATAATCCTCGGTTTCCACGTTTGCTGGCATTATCGGATTTCATGTCGAAAAAGATTAGTGAAGTAATTCGAAAAATGGGCAAATTGTGGATGATTTTGGGTTGTATTCCATGTGATATGTGA